CCAAATCTGGAGAATAGGGTGCGGTCGGCAGTAGTTCGAATCTCAATTCGCTCAATTTCATCATTGTTGCCACAGACTTGTGGCACGGTGCATTATCCAGTGAAACAGCGGTTTCTTCTTTGCTATATGTGGACGTTTTTTTTCTTGATAGCTTGGTCCAGTCGATCCAGCAGCTTTATATAATATTCGCTGTTGATTGTTTTACCTTTCTCCAGGTAGTCTATAAACAAAATCTCATATGCATCCCAAAATACGGACGCCATAACCTTACCCGCCGATATTTGTGTTTTGGGACGCTTCGGACGGCTTTCACCAAATACCACCCACTCAGAAGACTGTTGACTGGATTCTGTAGTGTAGTAGTGTATCCATGTTTCGTCCATTGTTAAGTAACGGCGAAAAAAATCGGTCCCATTGCGCTTCAACATGCTTAAAAACGTCTCGGAATCATCAATGCGTTGTTGCTTTTGGTCCGGTGTTAGCAATCGCGGCACCCACTTTGAGCAGAGCTTTCTCATATCCAAATATTCATGGAATATCGCGAACACACTGCCTTCTGATATCTTTGATGCATTAGCtatctcttttaatttaaatttgcgtTCGGCCAATAcaattttttggattttggcgATATTTTCTGGCGTAACTGCTGTTTTTGGGCGACCGCTAGGGTCAGCGTCTTCGGTGTCCACACGACAACGTTTAAATTCATTGTACCAGTCCTTGATGGTTGATTTTCCTGGAGAAGATTCCGGGTAATGCTTATCAAGCCAAATTTTGGCTTCTACCGTATTTTTTCCAATCAAAAAACAGTGTTTAATGAGGACAcgaaattctttttttttccatattgTAGAAAAACTCAAAGGTTGtttcactttaaaatttataacttgaaAACACGTGGTCGCAGAGttgtaaaatttgtacacAAAGCTTATGATAAAAGACactatcaataaaaaatatcgatgtttGGTTACTACTGCCCCGTATATGTCAGGCCGGGAACTTATTGAGTGGTGTGGTATAATCTTGACTTCGAACTACGAAACCTTACGaacaacaatttaaaatataaataaatatttatttatatctttcatatttttaacgAACAATTAATAACTGCAAATATGAActacatatttattatttcctgCCTGCTTGGCCTATTTTGTGGTGAGTGCGGACTAAAACCACCAACTCTTAACCCGAATCTAATGCTCAGCAGTTGCAGTGATCGAGGCCCGCTGTCTGCCAAGCTCTGGCAACATGTGGTGGCAGAAGAAGCCCCCCGCCGACGGCATAACGAGCTGCAACGCACCGTCATTACTGCACTCCGTTGCAACTTTAAGTGCAACAGCAGGGGCAGCACCAAAAACAGCAACTGCTGCTATCAAAAAGGGAGCTCTGGCGGCTCCTGCCCTCCCTGCGGCGACCCTCGCCAATGACGTCTATCAGTGCGCCGCCAGCAGGCCGGCCAACAAGGCAAGCACTTGCAGCAACCAGCCCCCTAAGCCGAGGCCGGAATCGAAGCCGGAATCATCATATCCGGAATGGGAATGCAGGCAGGGGATGAAGCAGCACGAGCTGCCCAAGCCGGAGGTGCCTAAGCGCCAGGCTGTGACACTGACAACCAGTGAAATGGAAGCGGTCAAGCTGAGATGGGGAGAGTATTAGGATGGGATTAAACAAGCCACTCATGTTTGTACCGAGTGAGGTTGTAACCCAAAAAACCAATTTGATTTTACTcgtttaaaactttaaactaactaactaactatttttattcaaaaccCGCAAACTTTTAGTCTCACTTTAATAGATTTCTGTTAACGCCTAAGAgtattcattattttaaataaaattacagcAGCTTTTAGAAAATCTGTACTACCTATTAATGAAAGGGGAGCTTTGTTATGCTCCATAAACAATCAGTCcaattatttacttttccaGTTCAAGTTGTAGCaaacaaaagtttttctttatatatatacaataactTTTCTTATcgctttaaaaacaaacactgAACTTAAACCAGATGGCGCTGAGGTgataacaaattataattatagttgCACTACAAGTTGTAAAATGATTCCTCTAACCTTATCATTAGCAGCCTCAGctcaaatataaaattttagttCAGTTCTGAAATGGCAGCCGCAGCACCTGAATGGCTAACCTCGGAGTATCTAGAGGCTGCTCTGCGTCAGCATTATCAAAAATCCCACCTTAAACTAGAATCTATTGAGCTAAAGAATGCCTTGGGCAAGGGTGAAAATTATGGTGCCATACTAACGCGTATATGTGTCAAGTACACCATTGATCAGGACATAAAAGTGGAGAACCTAATAGCCAAGACCCAGCTGGAGGATGAAGATGTAGAGACCCGGGAGAAGAAGGCCCCCTACGACACCTACAATCGGGAGTTGGAGCTATACGAGCAGGTGTTACCTCAACTACAAAACATAGCAGGCGAACCGCTCTGTCCTAGAGTCCTGCATATCGATCGAAAGCGAGGAGCTCTCCTGATGGAGGACTTAAGTCACAGAGGATATGTGATGGCTCCTCGCCTCCAGAGACTAGATGAGCAGCATGTGGTGCTGGTGCTCAGAAAACTGGCTAAATTGCAGGCTGCTTCTGTCGTTCTCAATGAGAGTTTATGGGGAACTTCCCAATCTCTAACAAAATACGACCGGGGTTTCTTCAATCGCTACACGGAGAGCTATAGCGCCTATTTCCTGGGATGCTTGAAGAGCTGTGCAAATTATCTAAAAACTCAGCCTGGTCATCAGGGCCACGCCCAACGACTTGAGGAGCTGGCACCTCACTATATGGGCCTAGGACTGCGCTGCTTTCAGCCCGAGGTGGGTCACATTAATGTCTTGACCCACGGTGATTTGTGGACAAACAACATGATGTTCAAGTACGAGGCGGGCGTGCCATGCGATGTCCTACTGATTGACTTCCAGTATGCCTTCTGGGGCTCGCCCACGCTAGACATCCATCATCTGCTCAACACATCCGCCGTGGAGCTGGTCCGTACTGGTCTTCAAATTGAGATGCGGTGTATCTACCATGAAGTGTTTGTCCGGGAGCTGGGGAGGCTGGGCTTCAAGGGTCAAAGGTTGCCCAGCCGCAAGCAGTTTCACCTGGAGTCGGAGCAGAAGCGTTTCTATGGTGGGTGAAGGAAAATCCCTTAGACATTAGAAAGCTTATAATTTCTGAGGAGAAAAAAAAgctaatttatatatttttttactagCTGTTCACTGTGGTCTGCTCCTGCAACCAGTGCTCCTGAATACCGATGAAACAGATGCGGATTTTGGGGCCCTACTCTCGGATCAGCCTCGGGGAATGGATATGAAGAGGCGGCTGTATCTGAACCCCGACATACAGGACTCCATCAGGCAGCTGGTGGGGGAATTCGAGCTCGAGGGACTCTTGGATCCGCGGCAATACGAAGGCTTCGTATTTGATGCTTTTTCATAAACTCCCCGCATTAGACCATTCAATTAGACAGgctaataaacataaaacatgGCAGCCCCAACCATTTTAAAGTCAGACATCAGCGGCTTTTTGAATTATGGaacaaaaaaggagaaaaaaacaaccaaaaacaaacaaaagcgcAACACATTTAGCTGCAAAATGGATGGAAGCCACCTAAAGCGGGAATAGTAACACacattttttgaattgtttaGCATTTTTGAATGAGTGAATGAATGGACGCCATGCCGAGCAGCTGTGAGTGCGTGTCTGCCACAGAAAATGGaaagaaatgaaaagaaatggaaatgaaaatgttgaTGTGAATGTGAGTGTGAATGTGAATGTAGATGTTGAGGAAAATGGGGAATCCTGCACGTGCTTCTGGCCGCGGCtcttaattaaaactttagtGCGAAATGCCAGCCAAGCTGTTGGAAAATTAACGAAATTATAACGTGTCTGCCGCTggcagtgcagcagcagcagcagcagcagcagcggcattcACAACTGCATTTTCTGGCGAGTGTAATTAGCCTAAGCTTTGCCATTTAGCGAGTGCCTGAAACTAGGCAACAGTTTATGAGGCTAAGGACAGGCGGAGGAACAAAGTCAAATCTGGAAAAACAAGCTTACAAATACATTAATGAATGAGAGgattttttctaaaatgtatataaattataaataaaagtaacgTAACCTGtaagtaagaaaaaaaaaccttttagcTGGATCTTAGCTTAGAAGTTCCCCGGTTCCAGACATATAAAAGAAAAGGACTCAAGAAAATAAGTCGGATTCGCCCCCATAACGTTTCGAAAATTCCAACTAAGCCTAATGCCTGCCATTTAACGATTGTCTGAGTGATGGTGTCTTTTTTATGTGTCTTTGGTAGCACATCTCTCTCTGTGTGCTTGTGTACCTGCTTGTTTATGTGTTAGCCATCTCACTCGGCCAAGTCCTCAATACAGAGAGAAATGTTGCGCGCAAAAAGTCGGATCAGGCCACAGTTTTATTTCCGTTGCCAGCTTGCTTTATTGTTGTTCTCTTTTCCCTCTATTTCTGGGTTCTCCTCCTGGTTTATGTGCCTTTCTGGCAACAGCCAAGCATGtcgaatatttttagatttaaggTGATTTGTTGATTAAAAACCATTCgctaaaaagtacattttataaagtttGGGAAAAAATGCAATCTGAACATATTTTGAGGGttttcaattataaataaaatttgtatataattataaataaataaataatattatgcatttaaatattgaaaggaaatataactaaaaatattgttaagaGTACAGTTCACTATTTATTTAAggtttctaaacaaaaaaaaatgccttTAAAAGGCTTTCCACATGCTTCTTTTTTGGCTTTccctgaatttatttatttattgccatTGTATTTACTACatttagatatttatattgtgtctaaaatataaaaaaaccgTCTGTTATTTACCcaaaaagttatttcggttttattttcacttgaatatttataattctaCCCAACCTTGGGGGGGATTTTCATTTGTACCTAGTTTAATTGTATTACTGCTGAAATGACAAGCTCAGGCTGCCGTAAAGTTGCTACCTCAGTAagccaaaatttgatttaagcCATTccatagattaaaactttacTTTGGCCCCAAAgcacaggaaaaaataaaataaaaatacaaaataaaaggaaaatcaaAGTTTACTGGTGCTATGGCgagtaaaaatattaaaattgctGTCCAGCCAGGGCCaggatttattttcttaatccAAATGTcaaaaagccacaaacaaGCGACAGCCACATAAAACAACTTAGCAAAtgagtacacacacacacacacaacacacacacgcacaccgaGGGGGCCACAAGGAAAACCgaagaaaaatgtaatttattgttattacgaaaataaataagaagggCAAGACACACAgcaaagagagagaaatgAATCGAGGGGCAGGAGAGCCACgcccaccacacacacaaacacacatacatatgtacattcaGCACTGCAGCAACTGAAATTGTGGCAAATAAAAGCGTAGAAATTAAGCAACTGACCGCTGGCAAATAAACCGAAAAAGCGGACACACAACATACAACAAAAGGAGGAACCCAAGAAAATGGCAACGCCAGCCATTTTATATGCCATTACATTGTAAATAAAGTATTGTTTATTCCCATGTctgtggctgtgtgtgtgtgtgccggtTTACTGAACTATAACAACTGAATTTATGCCAAGTCGAAGTTGTGCCAGTGCCACATTTACTTAATAACCTGGCTCAGGTTTTATTTGCCACCAGGGAGAGGGGgtaagagagagaaagaattTCGATGGCCCCCTAGGCATGGCACTTAATCAGTTTTGGAATGAGAACGAACCACACCTTTAATCTAATCAACTCGATGCCACATAAATCTGAAGTAAACCGGCACAAAGTGTTCACTAGCAAATTGCAAATGGTTCGGAATAGCAAAAGctgaaacagaaacagcaGTAGTACTTCATCAATTGCAACTGTGAATTTACTGAACACAAATTAAGGTGTTTTACTAgtagagagaaaaatattttaatttattttcagctttaaatatttttaattaatttgaattctttgaaaatacaagtaaaatacctcaaaaaataaatgttataagCTTAGAATTATAAACCAACGCtggtgaaatatttatatttatattttgactTGTTTTAACGTGGTCAatcttgttttattaattaacaagaaagaaagctaactttggccagccaaagtttgtatacccttgcaggtaacaattaaaatatatcataactaagccaaaaatgctttaatttcgattcggaaagcagttttgtgttagtttctattaatttaaaaaaactgcataccaaatttaaaattttaagaaatccaaatttttggcaatttttgctaattttaatgatgtaaccccttatcgaatttcgcaaaaatggccaaaaactcgatttcttccggacatgtctagaaagattcgcatgttaatgctgatcaagaatatatatggtttatggggtcggaaatgattccttgacttagaaaaatattattttgtattataaaatcggatttttatacccttgcagggtattataatttcagtcagaagtttgcaacgcagtgaaggagacctttcccaccctataaagtatatatattcttgatcagcatcaacagctgagtcgatctagtcatgtccgtccgtccgcctgtccgtttctacgcaagctagtccctcagttttaaagctatctacatatgtatatgaaacttggc
Above is a genomic segment from Drosophila kikkawai strain 14028-0561.14 chromosome 3R, DkikHiC1v2, whole genome shotgun sequence containing:
- the LOC138928734 gene encoding histone-lysine N-methyltransferase SETMAR-like, with translation MRKLCSKWVPRLLTPDQKQQRIDDSETFLSMLKRNGTDFFRRYLTMDETWIHYYTTESSQQSSEWVVFGESRPKRPKTQISAGKVMASVFWDAYEILFIDYLEKDLAPSDYWLFSDLKKHLQGKRYRKNEEAIADTEAYFKGKSSAFSKNGIERLEKRWTECVAVDEN
- the LOC108077599 gene encoding uncharacterized protein; protein product: MNYIFIISCLLGLFFAVIEARCLPSSGNMWWQKKPPADGITSCNAPSLLHSVATLSATAGAAPKTATAAIKKGALAAPALPAATLANDVYQCAASRPANKASTCSNQPPKPRPESKPESSYPEWECRQGMKQHELPKPEVPKRQAVTLTTSEMEAVKLRWGEY
- the LOC108077658 gene encoding uncharacterized protein yields the protein MAAAAPEWLTSEYLEAALRQHYQKSHLKLESIELKNALGKGENYGAILTRICVKYTIDQDIKVENLIAKTQLEDEDVETREKKAPYDTYNRELELYEQVLPQLQNIAGEPLCPRVLHIDRKRGALLMEDLSHRGYVMAPRLQRLDEQHVVLVLRKLAKLQAASVVLNESLWGTSQSLTKYDRGFFNRYTESYSAYFLGCLKSCANYLKTQPGHQGHAQRLEELAPHYMGLGLRCFQPEVGHINVLTHGDLWTNNMMFKYEAGVPCDVLLIDFQYAFWGSPTLDIHHLLNTSAVELVRTGLQIEMRCIYHEVFVRELGRLGFKGQRLPSRKQFHLESEQKRFYAVHCGLLLQPVLLNTDETDADFGALLSDQPRGMDMKRRLYLNPDIQDSIRQLVGEFELEGLLDPRQYEGFVFDAFS